AAACTTAAGAAATTCGTATAACTTAATAAAGTTGTTATTACCGTATATCGACTACAAGCAAGTTCAAACACAAGTGTGTGTCATGTGCGAGTATATAACAATTGTTCTCGAAGAgtagtaaatttaaaattaaatcatgaTTTGAGGCAAAAACTCAAAACTCAatctttaatttgaatttatttaaaaagacaTGAGTGTGTGAAatccaaacacttttatcaaatatatatcaatataatttttgtgtCTAGAATTGCTTTTGAATTTTGCCTCTTATTTAATTGAGTTCAAACATgcactaaaaatatttatttgtgttgTGTCAACAAATTGATTGGGtgagcaaaaataattttttatgaaagcAACAATATTTTTCAATCAAGTAGAATTAAATTCTTAGTTTGAAATCCATGAAATcctttatttaatataatttaaaaaaatgattctaCTTTACCATTCAAACAAAGATAATTAATTCTTTACTTGCTTTTAAGGTACGAGTACGAGTcacaaattcaattcaattcaattcaagtaaccaaaatctaaaacaaaatcCATTGAATCCAGCAAAATTCAATTCAACCGACCAGATTCTAAAGCAAAATCAAATCAGTctaatcaaattcaattcaaacTGAAATAGAAAGTTAACAAGGAGAGATCTATTAAAGCAATTTCGGCCTTCATGCTAATCTTCAAAGCAAACCATTGTCATATCTTGTATTCTTCATGCTACTATTCCTTCCTCCATCTCAAGTCGAAAGTCGTCTACTTGTGAAACCTCCCATGAATGGGTGCATCAGCTTACTTTCTTCCAGTTTCATGTCCGCAGAATGGTCAACTGGTGTTTGATTGATATTGCCATCACCACAAGAACCTAACCATGTTTAGGATAAAAATCAGTAATTAActaaaacatcatttaaaatttcagTTACGCGTGattcaaacaaaacaatatGCAAGCAATTTCTTACCAGCATTTTGCATTAGGCTTGGATTCTCCATGCAAGAAGGCACCTCTGGTGCAGGAAACTCACTTTGTGATAAACATAATGCACAGATACCATATTCACTTGGATTAATCACCTTTTGGAACATTGGATCGCCAACTCCATAACTAAACCTTGTGAGCAAAGGTTGAAAAGTTTTGTAGGATGGGTAAGAATCAGAGAACAAAGAAAATGAAGCTGGATCAGTGGAGCTTTTATTGTTATGATCCCTTCCTGGATTCATCTGATCAGAATAAAACTGTGGGTTAGGCTGTTGGGAGTACATAGAGAGGTACAAGTCACCAAATCTAGTTCCATGCTGCACCAGCTTCAGCATAAAATCATCCATCCTATCAAAAAAACTCTCATCATCATCCTCGTCATTCATATGAGGATCAAAATAATACTCATCATCAGCATCATCACCATCCACAGCAGAaacagcagcagcagcagcagaaACAACATCATCAGCAtcctcatcatcttcgagtacAGACTCCACTAGCTTCACAATCCTGTCATAAACTGAACCTGGACTATCCAATTCATCTTCAGTCAGATTGCTTTCAGGGGCAGGCAATAAACTATTGATCCCAGGCGGAATTTCCACTTTAAGCCCCGAGAAAGGTCCATCATATGTAATCAAACTGTCCTCATCAGGCAAACGAATATCAGACGAAGTCAAATTTCCATCGAAGCTGGAATTGGAAGAATTTAATTCAGACTCCTTTTGAATTTGGACATCAGGGATGGATGCATTTTCCTTCGTGACTGAAATGGGTAGTTCCTCTTCACTATGGATCATTGGAGCAGAGTCAGAAAACTGTATATCCTCTTGCACAGGTAGATACAGATAAGACTCCCAAAGATGATCACTTTTTGCAAATTTTGTAGCAGAATTGTGATCAGAAACAGTTCCACATCTTTCTAGTTTTGCTTTCTCCTGACTTGTATACTCTGAGTATTTGTCAGTGATAAGCAAATCATTGATGTCTTTAGTCCAAGGAGGTAATGCCTGAAAAAAAGGATATAATGGACCCCTGTCAAAGAGCAGATATAAATAGTTGCATGCCTAAATCTACCTTACTTCATCAACAAATTAAACCATATTTGCAGATTATGTTCTAAGTTTTCTCAATAAAGCTAAAATCGTACCTTGATGAGACATGGAGGCCGATATGGTTCATTACTCTTATGCAGCACAGTGACCTTATCTTGAACAGAATCTTGAGCCTTCACAGGAGAATCTTGAGCCATTCCTTGCTTACAAACAGAACCTGTAACAAAGCAtgatgtttttaaaacaatttagttAAACAAATCACAATTTCTTCCaa
The genomic region above belongs to Cicer arietinum cultivar CDC Frontier isolate Library 1 chromosome 4, Cicar.CDCFrontier_v2.0, whole genome shotgun sequence and contains:
- the LOC101511646 gene encoding uncharacterized protein isoform X1, producing MGQYNGNTSFLNPYKRSRISYTRKFLLSLAKAGDHRKVKLPIQLSMSSVSEDSTGLLSPPFCDPGSVCKQGMAQDSPVKAQDSVQDKVTVLHKSNEPYRPPCLIKALPPWTKDINDLLITDKYSEYTSQEKAKLERCGTVSDHNSATKFAKSDHLWESYLYLPVQEDIQFSDSAPMIHSEEELPISVTKENASIPDVQIQKESELNSSNSSFDGNLTSSDIRLPDEDSLITYDGPFSGLKVEIPPGINSLLPAPESNLTEDELDSPGSVYDRIVKLVESVLEDDEDADDVVSAAAAAVSAVDGDDADDEYYFDPHMNDEDDDESFFDRMDDFMLKLVQHGTRFGDLYLSMYSQQPNPQFYSDQMNPGRDHNNKSSTDPASFSLFSDSYPSYKTFQPLLTRFSYGVGDPMFQKVINPSEYGICALCLSQSEFPAPEVPSCMENPSLMQNAGSCGDGNINQTPVDHSADMKLEESKLMHPFMGGFTSRRLST
- the LOC101511646 gene encoding uncharacterized protein isoform X2, which translates into the protein MAQDSPVKAQDSVQDKVTVLHKSNEPYRPPCLIKALPPWTKDINDLLITDKYSEYTSQEKAKLERCGTVSDHNSATKFAKSDHLWESYLYLPVQEDIQFSDSAPMIHSEEELPISVTKENASIPDVQIQKESELNSSNSSFDGNLTSSDIRLPDEDSLITYDGPFSGLKVEIPPGINSLLPAPESNLTEDELDSPGSVYDRIVKLVESVLEDDEDADDVVSAAAAAVSAVDGDDADDEYYFDPHMNDEDDDESFFDRMDDFMLKLVQHGTRFGDLYLSMYSQQPNPQFYSDQMNPGRDHNNKSSTDPASFSLFSDSYPSYKTFQPLLTRFSYGVGDPMFQKVINPSEYGICALCLSQSEFPAPEVPSCMENPSLMQNAGSCGDGNINQTPVDHSADMKLEESKLMHPFMGGFTSRRLST